A genome region from Mycobacterium florentinum includes the following:
- a CDS encoding sugar porter family MFS transporter gives MRGSRVGLTGASVGLIYGYDLSIIAGAQLFITEDFGLTTSQQELLTTMAVIGQIAGALGAGVLANAIGRKKSVVLILVAYATFALLGAFSASFPMLLAARLLLGMTIGVMVVVVPVYIAESAPAAVRGALLTAYQLTIVTGLIVGYLVGYLLAGTHSWRWMLGLAAVPVMLLLPLVIRLPDTARWYLLKGRVDDARRALLRVEPAANADEELAQIGRALGEGSPGFKGRISEMLRPPYVRATVFVIVLGFLLQITGINAIIYYSPRIFEAMGFTGNFALLGLPALVQVAGLAAVGAALTLVDRVGRRPILLCGIAMMIAADVVLTAVFARGIGGAALGFAGILLFIIGYTLGFGSLGWVYASESFPTRLRSIGSSIMLTSNLTANAIVAAVFLTMLHSLGGAGTFALFGVLAVVAFGFVYRYAPETKGRQLEDIRHFWENGGRWEDPCP, from the coding sequence TTGAGGGGTTCGCGCGTTGGGCTCACCGGCGCCAGCGTCGGTCTGATCTACGGATACGACCTGTCCATCATCGCCGGCGCGCAGCTGTTCATCACCGAAGATTTCGGACTCACCACCTCTCAACAAGAACTCCTCACGACGATGGCCGTGATCGGGCAGATCGCCGGAGCGCTCGGTGCCGGCGTACTCGCCAACGCGATCGGCCGAAAAAAGTCGGTCGTGCTGATCCTGGTCGCCTACGCGACCTTCGCGCTGCTGGGTGCGTTCTCGGCGTCATTTCCGATGCTGCTGGCGGCACGACTCCTGCTGGGTATGACGATCGGCGTGATGGTGGTGGTCGTCCCGGTCTATATCGCGGAATCGGCGCCGGCGGCGGTGCGCGGGGCGCTGCTGACCGCCTATCAGCTGACGATCGTCACCGGGCTTATCGTCGGGTATCTCGTCGGCTACCTGTTGGCCGGTACCCACAGCTGGCGCTGGATGCTGGGGCTGGCCGCGGTGCCGGTGATGCTGTTGCTGCCGTTGGTGATCCGCCTGCCGGACACGGCCCGGTGGTATCTGCTCAAGGGGCGGGTCGACGACGCGCGGCGCGCGCTGCTGCGCGTCGAGCCCGCCGCGAACGCCGACGAAGAGCTCGCCCAGATCGGCCGCGCACTGGGCGAGGGCTCCCCCGGTTTCAAAGGCCGCATCTCCGAGATGCTGCGGCCACCGTACGTGCGAGCCACCGTATTCGTGATCGTGCTCGGCTTCCTGCTGCAGATCACCGGCATCAACGCGATCATCTACTACAGCCCCCGAATATTCGAAGCCATGGGATTCACCGGTAATTTCGCGCTGCTGGGCCTGCCGGCGCTGGTCCAGGTGGCCGGTTTGGCAGCCGTGGGCGCGGCGCTGACGCTTGTGGACCGCGTCGGCAGACGCCCAATCCTGTTGTGCGGCATCGCCATGATGATCGCCGCCGACGTCGTGCTGACGGCGGTGTTCGCCCGGGGCATCGGCGGCGCGGCGCTCGGGTTCGCCGGCATCCTGTTGTTCATCATCGGCTACACCCTGGGTTTCGGCTCGCTGGGCTGGGTGTACGCCAGCGAGAGCTTCCCCACCCGGCTGCGGTCCATCGGGTCCAGCATCATGCTGACCTCCAACCTGACTGCCAACGCGATCGTCGCGGCGGTCTTCCTGACCATGCTGCACTCCCTCGGCGGCGCAGGCACTTTCGCGTTGTTCGGGGTTTTGGCCGTGGTGGCGTTCGGCTTCGTGTACCGGTACGCGCCGGAGACCAAGGGACGCCAGCTCGAGGACATCCGGCACTTCTGGGAAAACGGCGGCCGCTGGGAAGACCCGTGCCCCTGA
- a CDS encoding alpha/beta fold hydrolase — protein sequence MLLHPFLMSQTVWEGVARQLSDTGRYEVFAPTMAGHNGGPHAGTWLLSSSVLADHVERQLDQMGWDTAHIVGNSLGGWVAFELERRGRARTVTGVAAAGGWTRWSPVKFEVIGKFVAGMPVLALTRLLGQRTLRLPYSRRLATLPLSGAADGISERQLSGIVDDAAHCPAYFQLLVKALLQPGLMELAQTAVPAHLVLCEKDRVVPPSRFSRHFTDLLPADTRITRLDGVGHVPMFEAPGRVTEVISGFIDDCTRPARVVDPPAS from the coding sequence CTGCTGCTGCACCCGTTCCTGATGTCCCAGACGGTATGGGAAGGGGTGGCCCGGCAGCTGTCCGATACCGGGCGCTACGAGGTATTCGCCCCGACGATGGCCGGCCACAACGGCGGCCCGCACGCGGGCACCTGGCTGCTGAGCTCGTCGGTGCTGGCCGATCACGTCGAACGCCAGCTCGACCAGATGGGGTGGGACACCGCTCACATCGTGGGCAACTCGCTGGGCGGCTGGGTCGCCTTCGAACTGGAGCGGCGGGGCCGGGCCCGTACCGTCACCGGCGTCGCCGCCGCGGGCGGTTGGACCCGCTGGAGCCCGGTGAAATTCGAGGTCATCGGCAAGTTCGTGGCCGGCATGCCGGTCTTGGCGCTGACCCGACTGCTGGGCCAGCGCACGCTGCGGCTGCCGTATAGCCGCCGGCTGGCCACCCTGCCGCTCAGCGGGGCGGCGGACGGGATCAGCGAGCGCCAGCTGTCCGGCATAGTGGATGACGCCGCGCACTGCCCGGCCTACTTCCAGCTGCTGGTCAAGGCACTGCTGCAGCCCGGGTTGATGGAGTTGGCGCAGACCGCGGTGCCCGCTCACCTGGTGTTGTGCGAGAAGGACCGCGTCGTGCCGCCGAGCAGGTTCAGCCGGCATTTCACCGACTTGCTGCCGGCCGACACCAGAATCACCCGGCTCGACGGCGTCGGGCACGTTCCGATGTTCGAGGCACCCGGACGGGTGACCGAGGTCATCTCCGGATTCATCGACGACTGCACCCGGCCGGCGCGGGTCGTCGACCCGCCGGCCAGCTAG
- the trpS gene encoding tryptophan--tRNA ligase: MSTATGPSRIFSGVQPTSDSLHLGNALGAVTQWVALQDDHDAFFCVVDLHAITVPQDPEALRRRTLVTAAQYLALGIDPARSTVFVQSHVPAHTQLAWVLGCFTGFGQASRMTQFKDKSQRQGTDSTTVGLFTYPVLQAADVLAYDTDLVPVGEDQRQHLELARDIAERFNSRFPDTFVVPDMFIPKATAKIYDLQDPTSKMSKSAATDAGLINLLDDPALSAKKIRSAVTDSEREIRFDTEAKPGVSNLLTIQSAVTGVGIDKLVDGYAGRGYGDLKKETAEAVVEFVAPIKARVDELTADLAELEAVLAAGAQRADDVAGKTVQRVYDRLGFLPQRR; the protein is encoded by the coding sequence ATGAGCACCGCTACCGGACCCAGCCGGATTTTCTCCGGCGTGCAGCCCACGTCTGATTCGCTTCACCTCGGCAACGCGCTGGGCGCGGTCACCCAGTGGGTCGCGCTGCAGGACGACCACGACGCGTTCTTCTGTGTGGTCGACCTGCACGCGATCACCGTTCCGCAGGATCCCGAGGCGCTGCGACGCCGCACCCTGGTGACCGCCGCCCAGTACCTGGCGCTGGGCATCGACCCGGCCCGCAGCACCGTCTTCGTGCAAAGCCACGTGCCCGCTCACACACAGCTGGCCTGGGTGCTGGGCTGCTTCACCGGCTTCGGGCAGGCGTCGCGGATGACGCAGTTCAAGGACAAGTCGCAGCGCCAGGGCACCGACTCCACCACCGTCGGGCTGTTCACCTATCCGGTGTTGCAGGCCGCCGACGTGCTGGCCTACGACACCGATCTGGTGCCCGTTGGCGAGGACCAGCGCCAGCACCTCGAGCTGGCCCGCGACATCGCGGAGCGGTTCAACAGCCGCTTCCCGGACACCTTCGTCGTCCCGGACATGTTCATTCCGAAGGCCACCGCCAAGATCTACGACCTGCAGGATCCGACATCGAAGATGAGCAAATCGGCGGCCACCGATGCCGGTTTGATCAATCTGCTCGACGATCCGGCATTGTCCGCCAAGAAGATTCGCTCGGCCGTGACCGACAGCGAGCGCGAGATCCGCTTTGACACCGAGGCCAAGCCCGGCGTTTCGAACCTGCTGACCATCCAATCGGCGGTCACCGGAGTCGGCATCGACAAGCTCGTCGACGGCTACGCCGGGCGCGGCTACGGCGATCTGAAGAAGGAGACCGCCGAGGCCGTCGTCGAATTCGTCGCCCCGATCAAGGCCCGAGTCGACGAATTGACCGCGGATCTGGCCGAATTGGAGGCCGTGCTGGCGGCCGGTGCCCAGCGCGCCGACGATGTGGCCGGAAAAACGGTCCAGCGGGTCTACGATCGGCTGGGGTTTCTTCCGCAACGGAGGTAG
- the yhjD gene encoding inner membrane protein YhjD, which yields MDEPAKPGILDRLRARFGWLDHVLRAYKHFDERNGGFLAAALTYYTIFALFPLLMVGFAVVGFMLAEDPKLLASIDEHIRDAVDGELGQQLVDLMNSAINARTSVGVIGLAASAWAGLGWMSHMRGAVTEMWWDEPLQSPGFVRGKLSDLVAMVGTFVVILATIALTALGHAAPMRAVLKWAGVPNFSIFGELFRGLSIVVSLLVSWMLFTWMIGRLPRHKVSLADSARAGLLAAIGFELFKQVASIYLRVVLRSPAGATFGPVLGLMVFSYITGYLVLFATAWAATLSTDPRSKYAPPPAPAIIAPRVLLDEGISTRQTLTAIVMGAVGALAFSRLTRWLR from the coding sequence ATGGACGAGCCGGCCAAGCCAGGGATCCTTGACCGGTTGCGGGCCCGGTTCGGCTGGCTCGACCATGTGCTACGCGCCTACAAACATTTCGACGAGCGCAACGGCGGCTTCTTGGCGGCCGCCCTGACGTACTACACGATCTTCGCGCTATTCCCTTTGCTGATGGTCGGTTTCGCGGTCGTCGGTTTCATGCTGGCCGAGGACCCCAAGCTGCTCGCCAGCATCGACGAGCACATCCGCGACGCGGTCGACGGTGAGCTCGGGCAGCAGCTGGTGGACCTGATGAATTCGGCGATCAACGCGCGCACGTCGGTCGGTGTGATCGGCCTGGCCGCCTCGGCGTGGGCCGGACTTGGCTGGATGTCCCATATGCGCGGCGCCGTGACCGAGATGTGGTGGGACGAACCGCTGCAGTCGCCGGGCTTCGTGCGCGGAAAGTTGTCCGATCTGGTCGCAATGGTGGGGACGTTCGTGGTCATCCTCGCCACCATCGCGCTCACCGCGCTCGGGCACGCGGCGCCGATGCGCGCGGTACTGAAATGGGCTGGCGTGCCCAACTTCTCGATCTTCGGCGAGCTCTTCCGGGGTCTTTCGATAGTGGTGTCGCTGCTGGTGTCGTGGATGTTGTTCACCTGGATGATCGGCCGGCTGCCGCGGCACAAGGTCAGCCTCGCCGACTCGGCGCGGGCCGGCCTGCTCGCGGCGATCGGCTTCGAGCTGTTCAAACAGGTGGCCTCGATCTACCTGCGGGTCGTGTTGCGCAGTCCGGCGGGTGCGACCTTCGGGCCGGTGCTGGGCCTGATGGTGTTCTCCTACATCACCGGGTATCTCGTGCTCTTCGCCACCGCCTGGGCCGCCACGCTTTCCACCGATCCGCGCAGCAAGTACGCCCCGCCTCCGGCGCCCGCGATCATCGCCCCGCGGGTCCTGCTAGACGAGGGGATCAGCACCCGGCAGACGCTGACCGCGATCGTGATGGGAGCCGTTGGCGCGCTGGCCTTTTCCCGGCTGACCCGCTGGCTGCGTTAG
- a CDS encoding bifunctional o-acetylhomoserine/o-acetylserine sulfhydrylase: MSDENSNDTDPIAHWSFETKQIHAGQQPDPATNARALPIYQTTSYVFDDTTHAAALFGLEVPGNIYTRIGNPTTDVVEQRIAALEGGVAALFLSSGQAAETFAILNLACAGDHIVSSPRLYGGTYNLFHYSLPKLGIEVSFVEDPDDLDSWQAAVRPNTKAFFAETISNPQIDILDTPGVAGVAHANGVPLIVDNTIATPYLIQPFTQGADIVVHSATKYLGGHGSAIAGVVVDGGTFDWTQGRFPGFTTPDPSYHGVVFAELGPPAYALKARVQLLRDLGSAASPFNAFLVAQGLETLSLRIERHVANAQRVAEFLEGHDGVVSVNYAGLPSSPWHERAKKLAPKGTGAVLAFELAGGIEAGKAFVNALQLHSHVANIGDVRSLVIHPASTTHAQLSPEEQLSTGVTPGLVRLAVGIENIDDILADLELGFAAVPTSSDPRSVAAF, encoded by the coding sequence ATGAGCGATGAGAACAGCAACGACACCGATCCGATCGCGCATTGGTCGTTCGAGACCAAGCAGATTCACGCCGGTCAGCAGCCCGACCCGGCCACCAACGCACGCGCGCTGCCGATCTACCAGACCACGTCCTACGTCTTCGACGACACCACCCACGCCGCCGCCCTATTCGGGCTCGAGGTCCCGGGCAACATCTACACCCGGATCGGAAACCCGACCACCGACGTTGTCGAACAGCGCATCGCCGCGCTCGAGGGCGGCGTCGCGGCGCTGTTCTTGAGCTCCGGACAGGCTGCTGAGACATTTGCCATATTGAACCTCGCATGTGCCGGCGATCACATTGTGTCCAGCCCGCGCCTCTACGGTGGCACGTACAACCTGTTCCACTACTCGCTGCCCAAGCTGGGCATCGAGGTCAGCTTTGTCGAGGATCCCGACGACCTGGACTCGTGGCAGGCCGCGGTGCGGCCCAACACCAAAGCCTTCTTCGCCGAGACGATCTCCAACCCGCAGATAGACATCCTCGACACCCCGGGGGTCGCCGGGGTCGCCCACGCCAACGGCGTGCCGCTGATCGTCGACAACACCATTGCCACGCCGTACCTGATCCAGCCGTTCACGCAGGGCGCCGACATCGTCGTGCACTCCGCGACCAAATACCTGGGCGGGCACGGCTCCGCGATCGCCGGGGTCGTCGTCGACGGCGGCACGTTCGACTGGACGCAGGGCCGTTTCCCCGGATTCACCACGCCCGACCCGAGCTACCACGGCGTGGTCTTCGCCGAGCTGGGGCCGCCGGCGTACGCGCTCAAGGCACGCGTGCAACTGCTGCGCGACCTCGGCTCGGCGGCGTCGCCGTTCAACGCGTTCCTGGTGGCCCAGGGCCTCGAGACGCTGAGCCTGCGAATCGAGCGCCACGTCGCCAACGCGCAACGGGTCGCCGAATTCCTCGAGGGTCACGACGGCGTGGTGTCGGTCAACTACGCGGGACTGCCCAGCTCGCCGTGGCACGAGCGGGCAAAGAAGTTGGCCCCCAAGGGAACCGGCGCCGTGCTGGCATTCGAGCTGGCCGGCGGTATCGAGGCGGGCAAGGCGTTCGTGAACGCGCTGCAACTGCACAGCCACGTCGCCAACATCGGCGACGTGCGGTCGCTGGTGATCCACCCGGCGTCGACCACCCACGCCCAGCTCTCCCCCGAAGAGCAGCTGAGCACCGGCGTCACGCCGGGACTGGTGCGGCTGGCCGTCGGTATCGAGAACATCGACGACATCCTGGCCGACCTCGAGCTCGGGTTCGCCGCCGTCCCGACGAGCTCTGACCCGCGCTCCGTGGCGGCCTTCTGA
- the nagA gene encoding N-acetylglucosamine-6-phosphate deacetylase, whose translation MPLIRAGAVVLDDQVCRPGWLEITGARILACGAGEPPAPPDRDFPDCLVVPGYIDMHVHGGGGASYLDAEQIDEAAQFHRCHGTTTTLASLVTAAPDTLIAGVRALAEATRSGTVAGIHLEGPWLATARCGAHDPTQMRDPEPGEVDDVLAAGEGTIRMVTLAPERPGAGEAIRRFVDAGVVVAVGHTDATYEQTQQAIALGATVGTHLFNAMPPLHHREPGPALALLESPAVTVELIPDGVHVHPAAVHAVVRAAGPDRVAVITDAIAAAGCEDGAYRLGAVQVDVRAGVARVHATSTIAGSTATMDQLFRTISRLGPDADAALVAAVQMTSATPARALGLGRVGALQAGYDANLVVLDRELRVAAVMAQGAWR comes from the coding sequence GTGCCCCTGATCCGCGCCGGCGCGGTCGTCCTCGACGATCAGGTCTGCCGGCCGGGATGGCTAGAGATCACCGGCGCACGGATTCTCGCCTGCGGGGCCGGTGAACCGCCCGCGCCGCCCGACCGGGACTTCCCGGATTGCCTTGTGGTGCCTGGCTATATCGACATGCACGTGCACGGCGGCGGCGGCGCCTCTTACCTGGACGCCGAGCAGATCGACGAAGCCGCGCAGTTTCACCGTTGCCATGGCACCACCACGACGCTGGCCAGTCTGGTCACCGCCGCACCCGACACGCTGATCGCGGGGGTGCGCGCGCTGGCCGAAGCCACCCGATCCGGCACCGTCGCGGGCATCCACCTGGAAGGGCCGTGGCTGGCAACCGCACGGTGCGGAGCACACGATCCGACCCAGATGCGCGATCCCGAGCCCGGCGAGGTCGACGACGTCCTGGCCGCCGGCGAGGGCACCATCCGGATGGTCACGCTGGCACCGGAGCGACCCGGTGCCGGCGAGGCGATCCGGCGCTTCGTGGACGCGGGTGTCGTTGTCGCCGTGGGACATACCGATGCCACCTATGAGCAGACCCAACAAGCGATCGCCCTGGGCGCCACGGTGGGCACGCATCTGTTCAATGCGATGCCGCCCCTGCACCATCGGGAACCCGGACCGGCACTCGCGCTGCTGGAAAGCCCGGCGGTGACCGTCGAGCTGATCCCCGACGGCGTGCACGTGCACCCCGCCGCGGTGCACGCGGTCGTCCGGGCGGCCGGGCCCGACCGGGTCGCCGTCATCACCGACGCGATCGCCGCGGCCGGATGCGAGGACGGCGCGTACCGGCTCGGCGCGGTGCAGGTCGACGTGCGGGCGGGGGTGGCCCGGGTGCATGCGACGTCGACGATCGCCGGCAGCACCGCCACGATGGATCAGCTCTTCCGCACGATTTCGCGGCTCGGCCCGGACGCTGATGCCGCATTGGTCGCCGCGGTGCAGATGACCTCGGCGACGCCGGCGCGGGCGCTGGGCCTGGGGCGGGTGGGCGCCCTACAGGCCGGCTACGACGCCAATCTTGTTGTGCTGGACCGCGAATTGCGAGTCGCGGCCGTGATGGCGCAGGGCGCCTGGCGCTAA
- a CDS encoding NADP-dependent isocitrate dehydrogenase, which translates to MSKIKVRGPVVELDGDEMTRVIWKLIKDMLILPHLDINLEYYDLGIEYRDRTDDQVTIDAAYAIKKHGVGVKCATITPDEARVQEFNLKKMWLSPNGTIRNILGGTIFREPIVISNVPRLVPGWTKPIVIGRHAFGDQYRSTNFKVEKPGTVAITFTPADGGEPIVHEMVDIPEDGGVVMGMYNFRDSIRDFARASFAYGLNAKWPVYLSTKNTILKAYDGMFKDEFQRIYDEEFKEQFEAEGLTYEHRLIDDMVAACLKWDGGYVWACKNYDGDVQSDTVAQGYGSLGLMTSVLMTADGRTVEAEAAHGTVTRHYRQYQAGKPTSTNPIASIFAWTRGLQHRGKLDNTPEVIGFGQKLEEVVIGTVESGKMTKDLAILIGPDQQWQQSEEFLGSIAENLEKALA; encoded by the coding sequence ATGTCCAAGATCAAAGTTCGAGGCCCGGTAGTCGAACTCGATGGCGACGAGATGACCCGTGTCATCTGGAAGCTGATCAAGGACATGCTGATCCTGCCGCACCTCGACATCAACTTGGAGTACTACGACCTGGGCATCGAGTACCGCGATCGCACCGACGACCAGGTGACGATCGACGCGGCGTATGCCATCAAGAAGCACGGCGTGGGCGTCAAGTGCGCGACGATCACCCCCGACGAGGCGCGTGTCCAAGAGTTCAACCTGAAGAAGATGTGGCTCTCGCCGAATGGGACGATCCGAAACATCCTGGGCGGCACCATCTTCCGCGAGCCGATCGTGATCTCGAACGTCCCGCGCCTGGTTCCGGGCTGGACCAAGCCGATCGTCATCGGCCGTCACGCATTCGGCGACCAGTACCGGTCCACAAACTTCAAGGTCGAGAAACCCGGCACTGTGGCGATAACGTTCACGCCCGCGGACGGTGGTGAGCCGATCGTGCACGAGATGGTGGACATCCCCGAGGACGGCGGCGTCGTAATGGGGATGTACAACTTCCGGGACTCCATCCGCGACTTCGCGCGGGCCTCATTCGCTTACGGGCTCAACGCCAAATGGCCGGTGTACCTGTCTACGAAGAACACCATCCTCAAGGCCTACGACGGCATGTTCAAAGACGAATTCCAGCGTATCTACGACGAGGAGTTCAAGGAGCAGTTCGAGGCCGAAGGCCTGACCTACGAGCACCGGCTGATCGATGACATGGTGGCCGCCTGCCTGAAGTGGGACGGCGGCTACGTCTGGGCCTGTAAGAACTACGACGGCGACGTCCAGTCCGACACCGTCGCACAGGGTTACGGCTCGCTGGGGCTGATGACCTCGGTGCTGATGACCGCCGACGGCAGGACGGTGGAGGCCGAGGCCGCGCACGGCACCGTCACCCGGCACTACCGGCAGTATCAGGCCGGCAAGCCGACATCCACGAACCCGATCGCCTCGATCTTCGCCTGGACGCGGGGACTGCAGCACCGCGGCAAGCTGGACAACACCCCCGAGGTGATCGGCTTCGGGCAGAAGCTGGAAGAGGTCGTCATCGGCACCGTCGAGAGCGGGAAGATGACCAAGGACCTCGCGATTCTGATCGGGCCCGATCAGCAGTGGCAGCAAAGCGAGGAGTTCCTCGGCTCGATCGCCGAGAACCTGGAGAAGGCGCTCGCCTAG
- a CDS encoding NADP-dependent isocitrate dehydrogenase: MSAEKPTVIYTLTDEAPLLATYAFLPIVRAFAEPAGIEIKTSDISVAARILAEFPEHLTEEQRVPDNLAELGRLTKLPDTNIIKLPNISASVPQLVAAIKELQGKGYKIPDYPQSPKTDEDKEIRERYSKCLGSAVNPVLRQGNSDRRAPNAVKEYARKHPHSMGTWSQASRTHVATMKHGDFYHGEKSMTLDRGRSVKMELETKSGKKIVLKPTVSLRDGDIIDSMFMSRKALCEFYEAEIDDAYKTGVMFSLHVKATMMKVSHPIVFGHAVKVFYKDAFAKHQALFDELGVNVNNGLVDLYDKIESLPASQHDEIIRDLHACHEHRPELAMVDSAKGISNFHSPSDVIVDASMPAMIRAGGKMYGADGRPKDTKAVNPESTFARIYQEIINFCKTHGQFDPTTMGTVPNVGLMAQQAEEYGSHDKTFEIPEDGVANIVDLDTGDVLLSQNVEEGDIWRMPIVRDEAIRDWVKLAVTRARNSGMPVVFWLDQERPHENELRKKVNTYLADHDTEGLDIQTMSQERAMRHTIERAMRGQDTIAATGNILRDYLTDLFPILELGTSAKMLSIVPLMAGGGMYETGAGGSAPKHVHQLVEENHLRWDSLGEFLALGACFEDLGIKTDNERAKLLGKTLDAAIGKLLDNNKSPSRKTGELDNRGSQFYLALYWAEELAAQGDDEELRKHFAALADSLSKNEEAIIAEMAMVQGETVDIGGYYQPDNEKTTAVMRPSKKFNESLAASQD, encoded by the coding sequence GTGAGCGCCGAAAAGCCGACCGTCATCTACACGCTGACCGATGAGGCGCCGTTGCTGGCGACCTACGCGTTCCTGCCGATCGTGCGGGCTTTCGCCGAACCGGCGGGTATCGAGATCAAGACAAGCGACATCTCGGTGGCCGCCCGGATCCTCGCCGAGTTCCCCGAGCACCTGACCGAAGAGCAACGGGTGCCGGACAACCTGGCCGAACTGGGCCGGCTGACGAAGCTGCCGGACACCAACATCATCAAGCTGCCCAACATCAGCGCCTCGGTCCCTCAGCTGGTCGCCGCGATCAAGGAGCTGCAGGGCAAGGGATACAAGATTCCGGACTATCCGCAGAGCCCGAAGACCGACGAGGACAAGGAAATTCGCGAGCGTTATTCGAAATGCCTTGGTAGCGCGGTCAACCCGGTGCTGCGGCAGGGCAACTCGGACCGCCGGGCGCCCAACGCCGTCAAGGAGTACGCGCGCAAGCACCCGCACAGTATGGGGACCTGGTCACAGGCGTCGCGCACCCACGTCGCGACCATGAAGCACGGCGACTTCTATCACGGTGAGAAGTCGATGACGCTGGATCGCGGGCGCAGCGTGAAGATGGAGCTGGAGACCAAGAGCGGCAAGAAGATCGTGCTCAAGCCCACGGTGTCGCTGCGCGACGGCGACATCATCGACAGCATGTTCATGAGCCGCAAGGCGCTCTGCGAGTTCTACGAAGCCGAGATCGACGACGCCTACAAGACCGGCGTGATGTTCTCGCTGCACGTCAAGGCGACGATGATGAAGGTCTCGCACCCGATCGTCTTCGGCCACGCCGTGAAGGTCTTCTACAAGGACGCCTTCGCCAAGCATCAGGCGCTGTTCGACGAACTCGGCGTCAACGTCAACAACGGTCTGGTCGATCTGTACGACAAGATCGAGTCGCTGCCGGCCTCGCAGCACGACGAGATCATCCGCGACCTGCACGCCTGCCACGAACACCGCCCCGAGTTGGCGATGGTCGATTCGGCCAAGGGCATCAGCAACTTTCACTCGCCCAGCGACGTGATCGTGGATGCGTCGATGCCGGCGATGATCCGCGCCGGCGGCAAGATGTACGGCGCCGACGGGCGGCCGAAGGACACCAAGGCCGTCAACCCGGAGTCGACTTTTGCCCGCATCTACCAGGAGATCATCAACTTCTGTAAGACCCACGGGCAATTCGATCCGACCACGATGGGCACCGTCCCCAACGTCGGCCTGATGGCGCAGCAGGCCGAAGAGTACGGCTCGCACGACAAGACGTTCGAGATCCCCGAGGACGGCGTCGCCAACATCGTCGACCTCGACACGGGCGATGTGCTGCTTTCGCAGAACGTGGAAGAAGGCGACATCTGGCGCATGCCCATCGTGCGGGACGAAGCGATCCGGGACTGGGTCAAGCTGGCCGTCACCCGGGCGCGCAACTCGGGCATGCCGGTGGTGTTCTGGCTGGACCAGGAGCGACCGCACGAGAACGAATTGCGCAAGAAGGTCAACACCTACCTGGCCGACCACGACACCGAGGGCCTCGACATCCAGACCATGTCGCAGGAACGCGCCATGCGGCACACGATCGAGCGCGCCATGCGCGGGCAAGACACCATCGCCGCGACCGGAAACATCCTGCGCGACTACCTCACCGACCTGTTCCCGATCCTGGAGCTGGGCACCAGCGCCAAGATGCTGTCCATCGTGCCATTGATGGCCGGCGGCGGAATGTATGAAACCGGCGCGGGCGGTTCGGCGCCCAAGCACGTCCACCAGCTCGTCGAGGAGAACCACCTGCGCTGGGATTCCCTTGGCGAGTTCCTTGCTCTCGGAGCATGTTTCGAGGACCTCGGAATCAAGACCGACAACGAGCGCGCCAAGCTGCTGGGCAAGACATTGGACGCCGCGATCGGCAAGTTGTTGGACAACAACAAGAGTCCGTCACGCAAGACCGGTGAGCTCGACAACCGCGGCAGCCAGTTCTATCTGGCGCTGTACTGGGCCGAGGAACTTGCCGCGCAAGGCGATGACGAAGAATTGCGCAAGCACTTTGCCGCGCTGGCCGACTCGTTGAGCAAGAACGAGGAGGCCATCATCGCCGAAATGGCAATGGTGCAGGGCGAAACGGTCGACATCGGCGGCTACTATCAGCCGGACAACGAGAAGACGACTGCAGTGATGCGGCCGAGCAAGAAGTTCAATGAATCTCTAGCGGCTTCGCAGGACTGA